The region ATGGCCGGCGAGCTCCTCGAGTTCCAGACCACCGGGGGCGCGGTCATGGGCCAGGTGTTCAACCTCGAGCTCGACACCGTCGGCGCGGTCATCTACGGCGACTACCTCCAGGTGAAGGAGGGCGACATGGTCAAGGCGACCGGCCGCCTCCTCGAGGTGCCCGTCGGTGAGTCGCTGCTCGGGCGCGTCGTGAACCCGCTGGGCCAGCCGCTGGACGACGCGGGCCCCATCACGGCCGCGGAGTACCGCAAGGTTGACATCATCGCCCCGGGCATCGCCGAGCGGCAGCCGGTGCACGAGCCCATGCAGACGGGCATCAAGGCCATCGACGCCATGATCCCGATCGGGCGCGGGCAGCGGGAGCTGATCATCGGCGACCGCAAGACGGGCAAGACCGCGGTCGCGATCGACGCCATCATCAACCAGAAGGAGTTCTGGGGCACCGACAAGGCGGTGGTGTGCGTGTACGTCGCCATCGGCCAGAAGGAGTCCACCGTCGCGGGCGTGGTGGAGATCCTCAAGAAGAACGGCGCGATGGACTACACCATCGTCGTCAACGCTTCGAGCTCCGACCCCGCCCCCATGCAGTACGTGGCGCCCTACTCGGGCACGGCCATGGCCGAGTACTTCATGTGGTCGGGCCACAAGGACTTCAAGCAGAAGACGCTGCTCGGCAACGGCGCGCCGATGCCCAAGCACGCCCTGTGCGTGTACGACGACCTCTCCAAGCAGGCCGTGGCGTACCGCCAGCTGTCGCTGCTGCTGCGTCGCCCCCCGGGCCGCGAGGCGTACCCCGGCGACGTGTTCTACCTCCACAGCCGCCTGCTCGAGCGCGCCACCAAGCTCTCTGACGAGAACGGCGCCGGCTCCATCACCTCGCTCCCCGTCATCGAGACGCAGGAGGGCGACGTGTCGGCCTACATCCCGACCAACGTGATCTCGATCACCGACGGCCAGATCTACCTCGAGCCCGAGCTCTTCTTCTCCGGCGTGCGTCCCGCCATCAACGTGGGTATCTCGGTCAGCCGCGTGGGTGGCAACGCCCAGGTGAAGGCCATGAAGCAGATCGCCGGCTCGCTGCGACTGGACCTCGCGGCCGCCCGCGAGCTCGAGGCCTTCGCGCAGCTGGGCACCGAGCTGGACAAGGCCACCCAGCGGCAGCTGGACCGCGGCCGCCGCATGGTCGAGCTGCTCAAGCAGGGGCAGTACACGCCCTTCAACGTGGTGGACCAGATCATCTCCATCTTCGCCGGCACCCGCGGCTACATGGACGACGTCCCCGTCCCGGCCGTGCGCGCCTTCGAGGCCGGCCTGCTCGAGTACTTCAACACCGTTGCTAAACCCCTCCGCGACGAGCTCGCCGCTTCGCTCGACATCAAGAAGGTCGAGAAGAAGATGGAGGAGGCAGTGAAGACCTTCAAGAGCGGGTTCAAGGCCTGAGATAGCCCATCAGCGAACAACCCAAAGCCCAGGGATCACGATCCCTGGGCTTTTTCGTTCGTGCACCATGATCTTCCAACCGGCCCCGTGTGCCAGTACGCTCACCCCCATGGTGCACGAGCGGCGCTGGCGGCGGGCGTTCCGGTGGTCGGCAGCGATCGCGGGCGTGTGCATGGCGGGGTTCTTCTTGAGCCCCTTTGAGCCCATGTGGGTCTCGCAGCCGCGCATGATCCAGACCAGCCCGCCCGTGAGCTGGATGATGGGGCTGCGGCGCGGCATGCTGCAGGCCTCGGGCAACTTCGCCGCCGAGCGCCGCGGCTGGCGGGCCCTGGGCGCCTGGGACCACCACAAGCTCGACTACTTCCCCCGCCGCGCCCCGCTCATCACGCTGGAGCGGATGAAGACCCCCGCGG is a window of Phycisphaerales bacterium DNA encoding:
- the atpA gene encoding F0F1 ATP synthase subunit alpha; this encodes MKIRTDEIASVIKQEIEQFGAALEVSEVGRVVEVGDGIARIYGLSKAMAGELLEFQTTGGAVMGQVFNLELDTVGAVIYGDYLQVKEGDMVKATGRLLEVPVGESLLGRVVNPLGQPLDDAGPITAAEYRKVDIIAPGIAERQPVHEPMQTGIKAIDAMIPIGRGQRELIIGDRKTGKTAVAIDAIINQKEFWGTDKAVVCVYVAIGQKESTVAGVVEILKKNGAMDYTIVVNASSSDPAPMQYVAPYSGTAMAEYFMWSGHKDFKQKTLLGNGAPMPKHALCVYDDLSKQAVAYRQLSLLLRRPPGREAYPGDVFYLHSRLLERATKLSDENGAGSITSLPVIETQEGDVSAYIPTNVISITDGQIYLEPELFFSGVRPAINVGISVSRVGGNAQVKAMKQIAGSLRLDLAAARELEAFAQLGTELDKATQRQLDRGRRMVELLKQGQYTPFNVVDQIISIFAGTRGYMDDVPVPAVRAFEAGLLEYFNTVAKPLRDELAASLDIKKVEKKMEEAVKTFKSGFKA